In a genomic window of Streptomyces roseoviridis:
- a CDS encoding LamG domain-containing protein, whose translation MDGLPQLRAEARDPDHTATSSDPVKMQYQVFYRDAANVEKSYFAETGYKAPNAGTHFTHQVTAPPAPTGPAMYYPTTKMVYQRSTPTAGPNTAQIPFDATGRKVLVGDWNGDGLDTLGTYDPATRTFALRDNNAGPDNIDFAFGSAGDLPVVGDWNGDGVDTVGVWRPSSHMFYLNNEHTNSVADVSFVYGADGMTPLVGDWNGDGLDTVGMYYGAISRFYIRNFNSAGGNSYEIHYGSVGDQPVVGDWNGDGTDSTGVWRPSSHIYYLNNEHANNVADVSFVYGADGMTALAGKWVSGIPENTTISWQARAFDGDAWGPWSSANGAGRCVVRRDSTIPARPIVTGTPYKDDNQWRDGIGGMGVFRITPADKDVASFRYSFDDAPPTTRVALSGLMLTWTPTWAGRHTLWVESVDGAGHTSARTTYSFLVASGRIAQWSLADPEGSTEALDEVGSSPAHPGTGVTFQVAGRGGKSDPVARFDGTSLAYLTTADEQAPAEDASVVDTTLGFSVSAWVKPAALDRDMTVLSQDGTDQAGFVLGYDAATKSWAFSAPDADGTANTRYAARVDAGAAAVDEWVHLTGVLDTKYTAVPQLRLYVDDGDPATPTATATAERSTSWAATGAFQIGRAKIDGTYGAPFAGDMSQVRVYNRPVTTGEIAEFQTVRPARKAYWDFETDAVDGKVPNIESTGAPLALYDEAKVYRRLAHRDPVALSGNGHVVLDGVNDHAYTSAPVVGGDKSFTVAARVRLTNVDSTTTQTILSLPGQNTDRLAVRYDGATKRFKLTLTAGDSATAKTTELANADALPSATGSGNHLAVVYDAVTRNLRLYVDGGEPVQVTVEDPAGWASPGGLQVGRSVKAGQYLSGAVDEVRAYAGGLSPTVISMLNNVTPEPNL comes from the coding sequence GTGGACGGCCTGCCGCAGTTGCGCGCCGAGGCCAGGGACCCCGATCACACGGCGACGTCCAGCGACCCGGTGAAGATGCAGTACCAGGTCTTCTACCGCGACGCGGCCAACGTCGAGAAGAGCTACTTCGCGGAGACCGGCTACAAGGCACCGAACGCGGGCACGCACTTCACCCACCAGGTCACCGCGCCGCCGGCGCCCACGGGTCCGGCCATGTACTACCCGACGACGAAGATGGTCTACCAGCGCTCCACGCCGACCGCGGGTCCCAACACCGCGCAGATCCCGTTTGACGCCACGGGCAGGAAGGTCCTCGTCGGCGACTGGAACGGCGACGGACTCGACACCCTGGGTACCTACGACCCGGCAACGCGGACCTTCGCCCTGCGGGACAACAATGCGGGTCCGGACAACATCGACTTCGCCTTCGGAAGCGCGGGCGACCTCCCGGTCGTGGGCGACTGGAACGGCGACGGCGTCGACACCGTCGGCGTCTGGCGCCCAAGCAGCCACATGTTCTACCTGAACAACGAGCACACCAACAGCGTCGCGGACGTCTCCTTCGTGTACGGCGCCGACGGCATGACCCCGCTGGTGGGTGACTGGAACGGCGACGGCCTCGACACGGTCGGTATGTACTACGGAGCGATCAGCCGTTTCTACATCCGCAATTTCAACAGCGCCGGTGGTAACAGCTACGAGATCCACTACGGCAGCGTCGGCGACCAGCCGGTCGTGGGTGACTGGAACGGCGACGGCACGGACAGCACGGGTGTCTGGCGGCCGTCCAGCCACATCTACTACCTGAACAACGAGCATGCCAACAACGTCGCGGACGTCTCCTTCGTGTATGGCGCCGACGGCATGACCGCGCTGGCCGGCAAGTGGGTGTCCGGTATCCCAGAGAACACCACGATCTCCTGGCAGGCCCGCGCCTTCGACGGCGATGCCTGGGGGCCCTGGAGCTCCGCCAACGGTGCCGGCCGCTGTGTCGTACGGCGCGACTCAACCATCCCGGCCAGGCCGATCGTCACGGGCACGCCGTACAAGGACGACAACCAGTGGCGCGACGGCATCGGCGGCATGGGAGTGTTCAGGATCACTCCCGCCGACAAGGACGTGGCCAGCTTCCGCTACAGCTTTGACGACGCCCCGCCCACGACGCGCGTCGCCCTCAGCGGCCTGATGCTGACGTGGACCCCGACCTGGGCAGGACGCCACACCCTGTGGGTCGAATCCGTCGACGGTGCCGGGCACACGAGCGCGCGAACGACGTACAGCTTCCTGGTCGCGAGCGGGCGGATCGCCCAGTGGAGCCTCGCCGACCCCGAAGGCAGCACGGAGGCTCTCGACGAGGTGGGCAGCTCCCCTGCCCACCCCGGTACGGGCGTGACCTTCCAGGTGGCCGGCAGGGGCGGCAAGTCCGACCCGGTGGCGCGCTTCGACGGTACGTCCCTCGCCTACCTCACCACTGCCGACGAGCAGGCTCCGGCGGAGGACGCCTCCGTCGTCGACACGACGCTGGGCTTCTCGGTGAGTGCCTGGGTCAAGCCGGCGGCCCTCGACCGTGACATGACGGTTCTCAGCCAGGACGGCACCGACCAGGCCGGCTTCGTGCTCGGCTACGACGCCGCCACGAAGTCCTGGGCCTTCTCCGCGCCCGACGCGGACGGCACGGCAAACACCCGCTACGCGGCCCGGGTCGACGCCGGCGCCGCCGCGGTCGACGAGTGGGTCCATCTGACGGGTGTGTTGGACACCAAGTACACCGCCGTGCCGCAGCTCCGGTTGTACGTGGACGACGGTGACCCGGCGACTCCGACGGCCACCGCGACGGCCGAGCGGAGCACCTCATGGGCGGCGACGGGTGCCTTCCAGATCGGCCGGGCGAAGATTGACGGTACCTACGGTGCCCCCTTCGCGGGTGACATGTCCCAGGTGCGGGTCTACAACCGACCCGTGACCACCGGTGAGATCGCCGAATTCCAGACGGTCCGGCCGGCACGCAAGGCGTATTGGGACTTCGAGACCGACGCCGTGGACGGCAAGGTGCCGAACATCGAAAGCACGGGCGCCCCGTTGGCTCTGTACGACGAGGCGAAGGTCTACCGCAGGCTTGCTCATCGCGACCCGGTGGCTCTCTCCGGCAACGGCCACGTGGTTCTTGACGGCGTCAACGACCACGCGTACACCAGCGCGCCGGTCGTGGGCGGCGACAAGAGCTTCACGGTGGCGGCTCGTGTGCGGTTGACGAACGTCGACTCCACCACGACCCAGACGATCCTGTCCCTCCCGGGGCAGAACACCGACCGGCTCGCGGTCCGCTACGACGGTGCGACCAAGCGCTTCAAGCTCACACTGACCGCCGGAGACAGCGCCACGGCCAAGACAACGGAGCTGGCGAACGCTGACGCCCTGCCCTCCGCGACGGGCAGCGGCAACCACCTGGCGGTCGTCTACGACGCGGTGACGCGGAACCTGCGGCTCTACGTGGACGGCGGTGAGCCGGTTCAGGTCACCGTTGAGGACCCGGCCGGGTGGGCCTCCCCCGGCGGGCTCCAGGTGGGTCGCTCGGTGAAGGCCGGCCAGTACCTGTCCGGCGCCGTGGACGAGGTGCGGGCCTACGCCGGTGGGCTGTCTCCGACCGTGATCTCGATGCTGAACAACGTGACGCCCGAACCGAATCTCTAG